A single genomic interval of Streptomyces showdoensis harbors:
- a CDS encoding endo-alpha-N-acetylgalactosaminidase family protein, with product MSHPHPPSAARRLRTVCALAAATSAVLALAGPARAGTDDLHATAAASAEPAAGTAVIRSGPLAVAVADDFPRVLSYTDRATGARLLGSTAPVTQVVLNGTAHAVRATGAPVLRRDSATYTLAFPDLPGVEIDARLSVSGRATTFRVTAVRDTEAFRVGTLDIPGHDLVSVGSADPGAATAFTRLDPDSTRTADVFAQVTDATPADPGAVGASYAIVSTGRLAAAVESNSSYDKPAGPSARDGARFWHQARKSGGETRVGVWSGQWTYRGAGAPAPESGDALPWAKVVVTPDANGDGRTDWQDGAVAFRTIGVKAPGSEGTPDRVVAHIPFNFASQATHPFLRTLDDVKRISLATDGLGQFALLKGYGSEGHDSAHPDYGGNYNKRAGGLDDLNTLLKEGRKWGADFGVHINATESYPEAKNFSETLVDRTKPGWNWLNQSYYIDQRRDVNSGDLARRLQQLRDETDANLSTLYIDVYYTHGWIADKTMQAVRAQGWNVATEWSEKFERSSLWSHWANDLDYGGATNKGLNSQIIRFIRNGEKDVWNDHPVLGQTALVDFEGWTGETDYTAFTANIWQRNLPAKYLQRQRITRWDGNDITFTGGVRGTVEDGRRTFYEHGRKVLDGDAYLLPWDGGDKLYHYDRSGGTTSWAVPGTGSYTVYKLTDNGRVKTGTVRPVDGRLTLDAVAGQPYVLYPDRAPAQRAPRWGQGTPVEDPGFNDAALRSWTKTGSVTRDTDDQGRNSARLGGPAAASVSRRIGGLTPGARYTASALIEVEAGKTRPTTLSAGGASVTVERSALEDRVAASDWNGTRFQRAKVTFTAPAGGRTLLRIEAAGGPSAAVRLDDVRIVADAPATRPGALVYEDFEAVDQGWGPFLKGDAGGTTDPRTHIAQLHAPYTQAGWNGKLVDDVLGTGDGGAESLKSHDENSGLVYRTAPWTVPMKDGRSYRVEFDYQSSHAGAYEWITGYDRLNGPGAPVETRRTPLGQQRTTGHFTETVTAGCGDTWTGLRKRADAPDGADFVLDRFTVTDLGPAAERPACGTLGLGAPETLEPGRANTVTATFGNDEATEVSGARATLSLPEGWTAEPAAPLALAAVAPGATTTATWRVTPPVDAAYRPYELGATVTYGLGGGPRKLTAATTVRTLPPPPTADSWASDLDWASAANGWGPVEKDLSNGETGTGDGSPLRIGGVTYAKGLGSHAPARVRYYLGGRCTSFTAEVGVDDVQTSRGSVRFSVLADGTEKVLSPVLKAADSAWPLTADVTGAAYVDLVVGDGGDGNGNDHADWGNARFHCG from the coding sequence ATGTCGCACCCACACCCTCCCTCCGCCGCGCGGCGGCTGCGCACGGTCTGTGCGCTGGCCGCCGCCACCTCCGCCGTCCTCGCCCTCGCCGGACCGGCCCGCGCCGGCACCGACGACCTCCACGCGACGGCCGCCGCGTCCGCCGAGCCCGCCGCGGGCACCGCGGTCATCCGGTCCGGCCCGCTCGCCGTCGCCGTCGCCGACGACTTCCCGCGCGTCCTCTCGTACACCGACCGGGCCACCGGCGCCCGGCTGCTCGGCAGCACCGCCCCCGTCACCCAGGTCGTCCTCAACGGCACGGCCCACGCCGTCCGGGCCACCGGCGCCCCCGTGCTGCGCCGCGACTCCGCCACGTACACGCTCGCCTTCCCCGACCTGCCGGGGGTGGAGATCGACGCCCGGCTGAGCGTCAGCGGCCGGGCCACCACCTTCCGGGTGACCGCGGTCCGCGACACCGAGGCCTTCCGGGTCGGCACCCTCGACATCCCGGGCCACGACCTGGTCTCCGTCGGCTCCGCCGACCCCGGCGCCGCGACCGCGTTCACCCGGCTCGACCCCGACTCCACCCGGACCGCCGACGTCTTCGCGCAGGTCACCGACGCCACCCCGGCCGATCCGGGCGCCGTCGGCGCCTCGTACGCGATCGTCAGCACCGGGCGGCTCGCCGCCGCCGTCGAGTCCAACTCCTCCTACGACAAGCCCGCCGGCCCCTCCGCCCGCGACGGCGCCCGCTTCTGGCACCAGGCCCGGAAGTCCGGCGGCGAGACCCGCGTCGGCGTCTGGTCCGGCCAGTGGACCTACCGCGGCGCCGGCGCCCCCGCGCCCGAGAGCGGCGACGCCCTGCCCTGGGCGAAGGTCGTGGTCACCCCCGACGCCAACGGCGACGGCCGCACCGACTGGCAGGACGGCGCCGTCGCCTTCCGCACCATCGGCGTCAAGGCCCCGGGCAGCGAGGGGACCCCGGACCGGGTGGTCGCCCACATCCCCTTCAACTTCGCCTCCCAGGCCACCCACCCCTTCCTGCGCACCCTCGACGACGTCAAGCGGATCTCGCTCGCCACCGACGGGCTCGGCCAGTTCGCCCTGCTCAAGGGGTACGGATCCGAGGGCCACGACTCCGCCCACCCCGACTACGGCGGCAACTACAACAAGCGCGCGGGCGGCCTCGACGACCTCAACACCCTGCTGAAGGAAGGCCGGAAGTGGGGCGCGGACTTCGGCGTCCACATCAACGCCACCGAGTCGTACCCCGAGGCGAAGAACTTCAGCGAGACCCTGGTCGACAGGACCAAGCCCGGCTGGAACTGGCTCAACCAGAGCTACTACATCGACCAGCGCCGGGACGTGAACAGCGGCGACCTGGCCCGCCGCCTCCAGCAGCTCAGGGACGAGACCGACGCCAACCTGTCCACCCTGTACATAGACGTCTACTACACCCACGGCTGGATCGCCGACAAGACGATGCAGGCCGTGCGGGCCCAGGGGTGGAACGTCGCCACCGAGTGGTCCGAGAAGTTCGAGCGGTCCTCCCTGTGGTCCCACTGGGCCAACGACCTCGACTACGGCGGCGCCACCAACAAGGGCCTCAACTCGCAGATCATCCGCTTCATCCGCAACGGCGAGAAGGACGTCTGGAACGACCACCCGGTCCTCGGCCAGACCGCCCTGGTCGACTTCGAGGGCTGGACCGGCGAGACCGACTACACCGCCTTCACCGCCAACATCTGGCAGCGCAACCTCCCCGCCAAGTACCTCCAGCGGCAGCGGATCACCCGCTGGGACGGCAACGACATCACCTTCACCGGCGGGGTCCGCGGCACCGTCGAGGACGGCCGCCGCACCTTCTACGAGCACGGCCGCAAGGTCCTCGACGGCGACGCCTACCTGCTGCCCTGGGACGGCGGCGACAAGCTGTACCACTACGACAGGTCCGGAGGGACGACGAGTTGGGCCGTTCCCGGCACCGGCTCGTACACCGTCTACAAGCTCACCGACAACGGGCGCGTGAAGACCGGCACCGTCCGGCCCGTCGACGGCCGGCTCACCCTCGACGCCGTCGCCGGACAGCCCTACGTCCTCTACCCGGACCGGGCTCCCGCGCAGCGCGCCCCCCGCTGGGGCCAGGGCACCCCCGTCGAGGACCCCGGCTTCAACGACGCCGCGCTCCGCTCCTGGACGAAGACCGGCAGCGTCACCCGCGACACCGACGACCAGGGCCGCAACAGCGCCCGGCTCGGCGGGCCCGCCGCCGCCTCCGTGAGCCGGCGGATCGGCGGTCTGACGCCCGGCGCCCGCTACACCGCCTCCGCACTGATCGAGGTCGAGGCGGGGAAGACCCGGCCGACCACGCTCTCCGCCGGCGGCGCCTCCGTCACCGTCGAGCGCTCCGCCCTGGAGGACCGGGTCGCCGCCTCCGACTGGAACGGCACCCGCTTCCAGCGCGCCAAGGTCACCTTCACCGCCCCGGCCGGCGGCCGCACCCTGCTGAGGATCGAGGCGGCCGGCGGCCCGTCCGCCGCCGTCCGCCTGGACGACGTCCGGATCGTGGCCGACGCGCCCGCGACCCGGCCCGGCGCCCTCGTGTACGAGGACTTCGAGGCCGTCGACCAGGGCTGGGGCCCCTTCCTCAAGGGCGACGCGGGCGGCACCACCGACCCGCGCACCCACATCGCCCAGCTGCACGCCCCGTACACCCAGGCCGGCTGGAACGGGAAGCTCGTCGACGACGTCCTCGGCACGGGGGACGGCGGTGCCGAGTCCCTCAAGTCCCACGACGAGAACAGCGGCCTGGTCTACCGGACCGCCCCCTGGACCGTCCCGATGAAGGACGGCCGCAGCTACCGCGTCGAGTTCGACTACCAGTCCAGCCACGCCGGCGCCTACGAGTGGATCACCGGCTACGACCGCCTGAACGGACCGGGCGCCCCCGTCGAGACCCGCCGCACGCCGCTCGGGCAGCAGCGCACGACCGGGCACTTCACCGAGACCGTCACCGCCGGCTGCGGCGACACCTGGACGGGTCTGCGCAAGCGCGCCGACGCCCCCGACGGCGCCGACTTCGTGCTCGACCGCTTCACCGTCACCGACCTCGGCCCGGCCGCCGAGCGCCCCGCCTGCGGCACCCTCGGCCTCGGCGCGCCCGAGACCCTGGAGCCGGGCCGCGCGAACACCGTCACCGCCACCTTCGGCAACGACGAGGCCACCGAGGTCTCCGGCGCCCGGGCCACGCTCAGCCTCCCCGAGGGCTGGACCGCCGAGCCCGCCGCGCCCCTCGCCCTCGCCGCGGTCGCGCCCGGCGCCACCACCACCGCCACCTGGCGGGTCACCCCACCGGTGGACGCCGCCTACCGGCCGTACGAGCTGGGCGCCACCGTCACGTACGGGCTCGGCGGCGGCCCCCGGAAGCTGACCGCCGCCACCACCGTCCGCACCCTGCCGCCGCCGCCCACCGCCGACAGCTGGGCCAGCGACCTCGACTGGGCCTCGGCCGCCAACGGCTGGGGACCCGTCGAGAAGGACCTGTCCAACGGCGAGACCGGCACCGGTGACGGCAGCCCGCTGCGGATCGGGGGAGTGACCTACGCCAAGGGCCTCGGCAGCCACGCCCCGGCCCGGGTCCGCTACTACCTGGGCGGCCGCTGCACCTCCTTCACCGCCGAGGTGGGCGTGGACGACGTCCAGACGAGCCGCGGCTCCGTCCGCTTCTCGGTGCTCGCCGACGGGACGGAGAAGGTCCTCTCCCCGGTCCTCAAGGCGGCGGACTCCGCCTGGCCGCTCACCGCCGACGTGACCGGGGCCGCCTACGTGGACCTGGTCGTCGGGGACGGCGGCGACGGCAACGGCAACGACCACGCGGACTGGGGGAACGCGCGCTTCCACTGCGGCTGA
- a CDS encoding YceI family protein, which produces MGIFSRKNNETATATAVATLPVDPALAALTGDYTIDPAHSSIGFTVRHAMVTNVRGTFAEHEGSLKLDGADPASSTAVIDVRIASIDTGIADRDGHLRSGDFFDADQFPLMSFRSTQAEQLGGDKYRITGDLTIKDVTKPLAIDLEFNGTATDVYGNERVGFEGNAEILRSEWGLTWNAALETGGVMVSDKVKLNFDISAIKNAA; this is translated from the coding sequence ATGGGCATCTTCAGCCGCAAGAACAACGAGACCGCCACCGCCACCGCCGTCGCGACCCTCCCGGTGGACCCGGCCCTCGCCGCCCTGACCGGCGACTACACGATCGACCCGGCCCACAGCAGCATCGGTTTCACCGTCCGCCACGCCATGGTCACCAACGTGCGCGGCACCTTCGCGGAGCACGAGGGCTCGCTGAAGCTGGACGGCGCCGACCCGGCCTCCTCCACGGCCGTCATCGACGTCAGGATCGCCTCCATCGACACCGGCATCGCCGACCGTGACGGGCACCTGCGCAGCGGCGACTTCTTCGACGCCGACCAGTTCCCGCTGATGAGCTTCCGCTCCACGCAGGCCGAGCAGCTGGGCGGCGACAAGTACCGCATCACCGGCGACCTGACCATCAAGGACGTCACCAAGCCGCTCGCCATCGACCTGGAGTTCAACGGCACCGCGACCGACGTCTACGGCAACGAGCGGGTCGGCTTCGAGGGCAACGCCGAGATCCTGCGCTCCGAGTGGGGCCTGACCTGGAACGCGGCCCTGGAGACCGGCGGCGTCATGGTCAGCGACAAGGTCAAGCTGAACTTCGACATCTCCGCCATCAAGAACGCCGCCTGA
- the dnaN gene encoding DNA polymerase III subunit beta: MEFRIDSGLLTEAVAWAARVLPVRSPVPVLGGLLLEAADGGLRVSGLDYEASARIEVEADTLRDGRALVLGRRLLDICKVLPAGPVACAVDGARLSVTGGDARFGLSLLPLDDYPAPPALPALRGTVDADAFAAAVGHVAVAAGRDDALPVLTGIRLGLDGTTMTLAATDRYRYAVRTLEWRPERAPGAPGQPGAEAADVVVPARRLTEIARSLAGTGPLRLALDHGSIGFESEGMRTTTRLLDGRLPRHDKLFALGEHAVAVTGRAPLVEAVKRVAVVAEGDSPVQLTFDGTGVHLQAGYEDDVASQRLPAALTGAESLTVAFNPGYLLDALSSFDAAELHLQLLGPGQRALVTDGEGGSHRHLLMSVKPLV; encoded by the coding sequence ATGGAATTCCGTATCGACAGCGGCCTGTTGACCGAAGCCGTGGCCTGGGCGGCCCGGGTGCTGCCCGTCCGCTCCCCCGTGCCCGTCCTCGGCGGCCTGCTCCTGGAGGCCGCGGACGGCGGACTGCGCGTCTCCGGTCTCGACTACGAGGCCTCCGCCCGGATCGAGGTGGAGGCCGACACCCTGCGGGACGGCCGCGCCCTGGTGCTCGGGCGGCGGCTGCTCGACATCTGCAAGGTGCTGCCGGCCGGGCCGGTGGCCTGCGCCGTCGACGGGGCCCGGCTCTCGGTGACCGGCGGCGACGCCCGGTTCGGCCTCTCGCTGCTGCCGCTGGACGACTACCCGGCCCCGCCCGCGCTGCCCGCCCTGCGCGGCACGGTGGACGCCGACGCCTTCGCGGCGGCCGTCGGGCACGTGGCGGTGGCGGCCGGCCGGGACGACGCGCTTCCGGTGCTCACGGGGATACGGCTCGGCCTGGACGGCACGACGATGACCTTGGCCGCGACGGACCGCTACCGGTACGCGGTGCGCACCCTGGAGTGGCGGCCGGAGCGGGCGCCCGGGGCCCCGGGGCAGCCCGGCGCGGAGGCCGCCGACGTGGTGGTGCCGGCCCGACGGCTCACCGAGATCGCCCGCTCGCTCGCGGGCACGGGACCGCTCCGGCTCGCCCTCGACCACGGCTCCATCGGCTTCGAGAGCGAGGGCATGCGGACCACCACCCGGCTCCTGGACGGGCGGCTGCCCCGGCACGACAAGCTCTTCGCCCTCGGCGAGCACGCGGTCGCGGTCACCGGGCGGGCCCCGCTGGTCGAGGCGGTCAAGCGGGTCGCGGTGGTGGCCGAGGGCGACAGCCCCGTCCAGCTGACCTTCGACGGGACCGGCGTGCACCTCCAGGCGGGGTACGAGGACGACGTCGCCTCCCAGCGGCTGCCCGCCGCGCTCACCGGCGCCGAGTCGCTGACGGTCGCCTTCAACCCGGGCTATCTGCTCGACGCCCTGAGCTCCTTCGACGCCGCGGAGCTGCACCTCCAGCTGCTCGGCCCGGGCCAGCGGGCGCTCGTCACGGACGGGGAGGGCGGGAGCCACCGCCATCTGCTGATGTCGGTGAAGCCCCTGGTCTGA
- the cimA gene encoding citramalate synthase, whose amino-acid sequence MTTENGESPRLGDSFHVFDTTLRDGAQREGINLTVADKLTIARHLDDFGVGFIEGGWPGANPRDTEFFARARQEIAFKNAQLVAFGATRRAGGRAAEDPQVKALLDSGAPVITLVAKSHDRHVELALRTTLEENLEMVRDTVSHLRAQGRRVFVDCEHFFDGYKANPGYAKDVVRAAHEAGADVVILCDTNGGMLPAQIQAVVATVLADTGARLGIHAQDDTGCAVANTLAAVDAGATHVQCTANGYGERVGNANLFPVVAALELKYGKKVLPDGALPEMTRISHAIAEVVNLTPSTHQPYVGVSAFAHKAGLHASAIKVDPDLYQHIDPELVGNTMRMLVSDMAGRASIELKGKELGVDLGGDRALVARVVERVKERELKGYTYEAADASFELLLREEVEGRPRRYFRTESWRAIVEDRPDGTHANEATVKLWAKGERIVATAEGNGPVNALDRAIRVALERIYPPLAKFGLVDYKVRILEGRHGTESTTRVLVTTSDGNTEWSTVGVGGNVIAASWHALEDAFTYGLLRAGIDPAE is encoded by the coding sequence ATGACCACGGAGAACGGCGAGAGCCCGCGCCTCGGCGACAGCTTCCATGTCTTCGACACGACGCTGCGCGACGGGGCCCAGCGCGAAGGAATCAACCTCACCGTCGCGGACAAGCTGACGATCGCGCGGCACCTCGACGACTTCGGCGTCGGCTTCATCGAGGGCGGCTGGCCCGGCGCCAACCCGCGCGACACCGAGTTCTTCGCCCGCGCCCGGCAGGAGATCGCGTTCAAGAACGCGCAGCTGGTCGCCTTCGGCGCCACCCGCCGGGCCGGCGGCCGTGCCGCCGAGGACCCGCAGGTCAAGGCGCTGCTCGACTCCGGCGCCCCGGTGATCACCCTCGTCGCCAAGTCGCACGACCGGCACGTCGAGCTCGCCCTGCGCACCACCCTCGAAGAGAACCTGGAGATGGTCCGCGACACCGTCTCCCACCTGCGCGCCCAGGGTCGCCGGGTCTTCGTCGACTGCGAGCACTTCTTCGACGGCTACAAGGCCAACCCCGGCTACGCCAAGGACGTCGTCCGCGCCGCGCACGAGGCCGGCGCCGACGTCGTCATCCTCTGCGACACCAACGGCGGCATGCTGCCCGCCCAGATCCAGGCCGTCGTCGCCACCGTCCTCGCCGACACCGGCGCCCGGCTCGGCATCCACGCCCAGGACGACACCGGCTGCGCCGTCGCCAACACCCTCGCCGCCGTCGACGCCGGCGCCACCCACGTCCAGTGCACCGCCAACGGCTACGGCGAGCGGGTCGGCAACGCCAACCTCTTCCCCGTCGTCGCGGCCCTGGAGCTCAAGTACGGCAAGAAGGTGCTGCCCGACGGCGCCCTCCCCGAGATGACCCGCATCTCGCACGCCATCGCCGAGGTCGTGAACCTCACCCCCTCCACCCACCAGCCGTACGTGGGCGTCTCCGCCTTCGCGCACAAGGCGGGCCTGCACGCCTCCGCCATCAAGGTGGACCCCGACCTCTACCAGCACATCGACCCCGAGCTGGTCGGCAACACCATGCGGATGCTGGTCTCCGACATGGCCGGCCGCGCCTCCATCGAGCTCAAGGGCAAGGAGCTCGGCGTCGACCTGGGCGGCGACCGCGCGCTGGTCGCCCGGGTGGTCGAGCGGGTCAAGGAGCGCGAGCTCAAGGGCTACACGTACGAGGCCGCCGACGCCTCCTTCGAGCTGCTGCTCCGCGAGGAGGTCGAGGGCCGGCCGCGCCGCTACTTCCGCACCGAGTCCTGGCGGGCCATCGTCGAGGACCGCCCGGACGGCACCCACGCCAACGAGGCCACCGTGAAGCTGTGGGCCAAGGGAGAGCGGATCGTCGCCACCGCCGAGGGCAACGGCCCCGTCAACGCCCTCGACCGGGCCATCCGGGTGGCCCTGGAGCGCATCTACCCGCCGCTCGCCAAGTTCGGCCTGGTCGACTACAAGGTCCGCATCCTGGAGGGCCGCCACGGCACCGAGTCCACCACCCGGGTCCTGGTGACCACCAGCGACGGCAACACCGAGTGGTCGACCGTCGGCGTGGGCGGGAACGTCATCGCCGCCTCCTGGCACGCCCTGGAGGACGCCTTCACCTACGGCCTGCTCCGGGCGGGCATCGACCCGGCCGAATAG
- a CDS encoding MFS transporter, translated as MGREHWKKIWVGSAGNMVEWFDWFVYASFATYFAGAFFPEGNDTAKLMNTAGIFAVGFFMRPVGGWLLGRVGDRKGRKTALTLTVTLMSASAVLIAVAPTYAVAGYGGAAVLLVARLLQGLSVGGEYAASATYLTEASAPDHRGFASSFQYVSMTAGQILGLGLQIVLQRTMSAEALHSWGWRIPFIVGALGAAVVFYLRRSMLETEVYEETADDGVAQGEKGTLKALWAHRREAFLVIALTMGGTVAYYTYTTYLTKYLSNSAGLPKQTATLVSFCALIVFACLQPLAGRLSDRVGRRPLLITFAVGSTLLTVPILTMLRHAGSFWPALGLSLLALVVVTGYTSINACVKAELFPTGIRALGVALPYAIANALFGGTAEYVALWFKDAGIESGFFWYVAGCAAVSLIVYLTMRETRDIDLGRVGRAVPTQRADGPEKASAPAA; from the coding sequence ATGGGACGAGAGCACTGGAAGAAGATCTGGGTCGGGTCGGCCGGCAACATGGTCGAGTGGTTCGACTGGTTCGTCTACGCGAGCTTCGCGACCTACTTCGCGGGGGCGTTCTTCCCCGAGGGCAACGACACCGCCAAGCTCATGAACACCGCCGGCATCTTCGCCGTCGGCTTCTTCATGCGCCCGGTCGGCGGCTGGCTGCTCGGCCGGGTCGGCGACCGCAAGGGCCGCAAGACCGCGCTGACCCTCACCGTGACGCTGATGTCCGCCTCGGCCGTCCTCATCGCCGTCGCCCCCACCTACGCCGTCGCCGGATACGGGGGCGCCGCCGTCCTCCTCGTCGCCCGCCTCCTGCAGGGACTGTCCGTCGGCGGCGAGTACGCCGCCAGCGCCACCTACCTCACCGAGGCCTCCGCCCCCGACCACCGCGGCTTCGCCTCCAGCTTCCAGTACGTGTCGATGACGGCCGGCCAGATCCTGGGCCTGGGCCTCCAGATCGTCCTCCAGCGCACCATGTCCGCCGAGGCCCTGCACAGCTGGGGCTGGCGCATCCCCTTCATCGTCGGCGCCCTCGGCGCGGCCGTCGTCTTCTACCTGCGCCGCTCCATGCTGGAGACGGAGGTGTACGAGGAGACCGCCGACGACGGGGTCGCGCAGGGCGAGAAGGGCACCCTCAAGGCGCTCTGGGCGCACCGGCGCGAGGCCTTCCTCGTCATCGCGCTCACCATGGGCGGCACCGTGGCCTACTACACGTACACCACCTACCTGACGAAGTACCTGTCCAACTCCGCCGGACTGCCCAAGCAGACCGCCACCCTGGTCTCCTTCTGCGCGCTGATCGTCTTCGCCTGCCTCCAGCCGCTCGCCGGCCGGCTCTCCGACCGGGTCGGCCGCCGCCCGCTGCTCATCACCTTCGCGGTCGGCTCCACCCTGCTGACCGTCCCGATCCTGACGATGCTCCGGCACGCGGGCTCCTTCTGGCCGGCCCTCGGCCTCTCCCTGCTCGCCCTGGTCGTCGTCACCGGCTACACCTCGATCAACGCCTGCGTGAAGGCCGAGCTCTTCCCGACCGGCATCCGCGCCCTCGGCGTCGCCCTGCCGTACGCCATCGCCAACGCCCTCTTCGGCGGCACGGCCGAGTACGTGGCGCTCTGGTTCAAGGACGCGGGGATCGAGTCCGGCTTCTTCTGGTACGTGGCGGGCTGCGCGGCCGTCTCGCTCATCGTCTACCTCACGATGCGCGAGACCCGCGACATCGACCTGGGCCGGGTCGGCCGCGCGGTGCCGACGCAGCGCGCCGACGGGCCGGAGAAGGCGTCCGCCCCCGCGGCCTGA
- a CDS encoding TetR/AcrR family transcriptional regulator produces MDTIAERGLDGLTMAGLGRQVGMSSGHLLYYFRTKDELLLRTLEWSEGRLGAERSALLSRPGSARERLDGYIDVYVPAGPRDPHWTLWLEVWNRSQNADDDARARQAAIEGAWHRDLVAILAEGVSRGEFRTVDPDRFAHRMRALLDGFSVHVAVGIPGTGREQVLCHVREFVEQTLIARS; encoded by the coding sequence ATGGACACCATCGCCGAGCGCGGGCTCGACGGGCTGACCATGGCCGGGCTCGGGCGGCAGGTCGGGATGAGCAGCGGGCACCTGCTCTACTACTTCCGCACCAAGGACGAGCTGCTGCTGCGCACCCTGGAGTGGAGTGAGGGACGGCTCGGGGCCGAGCGCAGCGCCCTGCTGTCCCGGCCGGGGAGCGCCCGCGAGCGGCTCGACGGCTACATCGACGTGTACGTGCCCGCGGGCCCTCGCGATCCGCACTGGACGCTGTGGCTGGAGGTCTGGAACCGCTCGCAGAACGCCGACGACGACGCCCGCGCCCGGCAGGCCGCCATCGAGGGGGCCTGGCACCGGGACCTCGTCGCGATCCTGGCCGAAGGGGTGTCGCGCGGGGAGTTCCGGACCGTCGACCCGGACCGGTTCGCGCACCGGATGCGGGCCCTCCTGGACGGCTTCAGCGTCCACGTGGCCGTCGGCATCCCCGGCACCGGACGGGAGCAAGTCCTGTGCCACGTAAGGGAGTTCGTCGAGCAAACCCTGATCGCGCGATCTTAA
- a CDS encoding agmatine deiminase family protein, with product MTYRMPAEWTRHERTWMAWPSPNPTFTNPEELAEARAAWGSVARAVRRFEPVTVVVAPGDAESARALLGEDVELVERDLDDAWMRDIGPTFVTDGTRLAAVDWVFNGWGGQDWARWEHDSKIARHVADAAGVPVLSSPLVNEGGAIHVDGEGTVLLTDTVQLGSGRNPEWTRLQVEEEIHAKLGTTKAIWLPHGLAGDYGLYGTQGHVDIVAAFARPGTVLVHSQQDPAHPDHERSRLYVNLLRGQTDAQGRPLEVIEVPAPTVLKGEEGDWVDYSYINHYLCNGGVVLCAFDDPNDEVAARIFRGLFPEREVVLVDARTIFAGGGGIHCITQQQPAV from the coding sequence ATGACGTACCGCATGCCCGCCGAGTGGACCCGCCACGAGCGCACCTGGATGGCCTGGCCCAGCCCCAACCCGACCTTCACCAACCCCGAGGAGCTGGCCGAGGCCCGCGCCGCCTGGGGCTCGGTGGCCCGTGCCGTGCGCCGCTTCGAGCCGGTCACCGTGGTCGTCGCCCCCGGCGACGCCGAGTCCGCCCGCGCGCTGCTCGGCGAGGACGTCGAGCTCGTCGAGCGCGACCTCGACGACGCCTGGATGCGCGACATCGGCCCGACCTTCGTCACCGACGGCACCCGGCTGGCGGCGGTCGACTGGGTGTTCAACGGCTGGGGCGGCCAGGACTGGGCCCGTTGGGAGCACGACTCCAAGATCGCCCGCCATGTCGCCGACGCGGCCGGCGTCCCGGTCCTTTCCTCCCCGCTCGTCAACGAGGGCGGCGCCATCCACGTCGACGGCGAGGGCACGGTCCTCCTCACCGACACCGTCCAGCTGGGCTCGGGCCGCAACCCCGAGTGGACCCGTCTCCAGGTCGAGGAGGAGATCCACGCGAAGCTGGGCACCACCAAGGCGATCTGGCTCCCGCACGGCCTGGCCGGCGACTACGGGCTGTACGGCACCCAGGGCCACGTCGACATCGTCGCCGCCTTCGCCCGCCCCGGCACCGTGCTGGTCCACAGCCAGCAGGACCCGGCGCACCCGGACCACGAGCGCTCCCGCCTCTACGTGAACCTGCTGCGCGGTCAGACCGACGCCCAGGGCCGCCCCCTGGAGGTCATCGAGGTCCCGGCCCCGACCGTCCTGAAGGGCGAGGAGGGCGACTGGGTCGACTACTCGTACATCAACCACTACCTGTGCAACGGCGGCGTCGTCCTGTGCGCCTTCGACGACCCGAACGACGAGGTGGCGGCCCGGATCTTCCGCGGCCTGTTCCCGGAGCGCGAGGTCGTCCTGGTGGACGCCCGGACGATCTTCGCGGGCGGCGGGGGCATCCACTGCATCACCCAGCAGCAGCCGGCGGTCTGA